One region of Halodesulfovibrio sp. genomic DNA includes:
- a CDS encoding M3 family metallopeptidase, whose product MAPSSIGWTISNCEQHSVLVETIIAMQKIEPQFRDQQTSAYPSSPEGQAEIFLQKAKAIAFYKELLSLFTIYWKQNMVSTSRRVDFAKAQKEYGTVLRTLSRQLATLSQQSPVPTSFLQPMENKRDTLPQKNDPEKANNSALAQQKQQEQHYQHEYFKLVASIDDQSHPALTDTLTCLPRSIRKKQWIATSQNWEHQADQLDNIFDKITAVRHQIALCYGKQQYSEVLRQKQNASGCTSAFTEAVAMPCRSILSKLQREKKRTLHLTRLRPFDAATRNARGFDGHKDWCTKTSTVLATMHPSLSALFQDIINEGLYDLTPRTGKAPESFCLPLPYSKKAFLFLQLRGGRKDIMTGFHELGHAFHSILSASNDSASVTTKIVPETSEFFALTLELLAAEHLAVYYTDPDAAKWAKRKFIESILQVFLTHHTLYHFEHAIYSAKHTSLQRRQLFAALISKNLGQIDYAGYETALELWMYRIPLLISSPGYFSNYAMTQLGALFFFDQIQKGVATIEDVLSLVKYKGHFKLDAIFNEIGFSITPETIQKTIQSISTLLEKK is encoded by the coding sequence ATGGCACCAAGTAGCATTGGCTGGACTATAAGCAACTGCGAACAACACTCTGTGCTTGTAGAAACAATTATTGCAATGCAAAAAATTGAGCCGCAGTTTCGAGATCAACAAACCTCTGCCTACCCTTCTTCACCGGAAGGGCAGGCAGAGATTTTTTTACAAAAAGCAAAGGCAATTGCTTTTTACAAAGAGCTTCTTTCGCTTTTCACCATATATTGGAAGCAAAATATGGTCTCGACTTCACGTCGTGTAGATTTTGCAAAAGCACAAAAAGAATACGGCACTGTACTGCGCACCTTATCGCGCCAACTTGCCACACTTTCGCAACAAAGCCCTGTGCCCACATCTTTTTTGCAACCAATGGAGAATAAACGTGATACACTACCTCAAAAAAATGATCCGGAAAAAGCAAATAACAGCGCTCTGGCTCAGCAAAAGCAACAGGAACAACATTACCAGCATGAATATTTCAAACTGGTTGCAAGCATTGACGACCAAAGCCACCCAGCACTTACGGATACATTAACCTGCCTTCCTCGAAGTATTCGTAAAAAACAATGGATTGCAACGAGCCAAAACTGGGAACATCAGGCAGATCAACTTGATAATATTTTTGATAAAATTACTGCTGTACGACACCAGATCGCTCTCTGCTACGGAAAACAACAATACTCCGAGGTATTACGGCAAAAACAAAACGCATCAGGCTGTACTTCCGCATTTACCGAAGCCGTTGCGATGCCATGCCGGTCGATCTTATCCAAACTTCAGCGCGAAAAAAAACGTACACTACATCTTACCCGCCTTCGACCGTTTGATGCCGCAACACGCAATGCAAGAGGATTTGATGGACATAAGGATTGGTGCACTAAAACAAGCACAGTCTTAGCTACCATGCACCCATCGCTATCAGCTCTTTTTCAAGATATCATCAATGAAGGACTGTATGACTTAACACCGCGCACGGGGAAAGCGCCAGAATCATTTTGCCTGCCACTACCCTACAGTAAAAAAGCATTTTTATTTCTACAGTTACGCGGTGGACGGAAAGACATCATGACTGGTTTTCATGAGCTGGGACATGCCTTCCATAGTATATTGTCAGCCTCTAACGACTCTGCCAGTGTAACGACAAAAATCGTCCCGGAAACCAGTGAGTTTTTTGCTCTTACGCTTGAGTTACTCGCAGCAGAACACCTTGCTGTCTATTACACCGATCCTGACGCTGCTAAATGGGCAAAGCGAAAGTTCATCGAAAGCATCTTGCAGGTTTTTCTTACACATCACACGCTGTATCATTTTGAACATGCTATATACAGTGCCAAGCATACCTCTCTGCAACGCAGACAGCTTTTTGCTGCACTTATCTCAAAAAACTTAGGGCAGATTGATTATGCAGGCTATGAAACAGCACTTGAATTATGGATGTACCGCATTCCCTTGCTTATCAGTTCTCCAGGATACTTTTCCAATTACGCGATGACCCAGCTTGGAGCTCTTTTTTTCTTTGACCAGATACAAAAAGGCGTTGCGACTATTGAAGATGTACTTTCTTTAGTGAAGTACAAAGGACATTTTAAGCTTGATGCTATATTTAATGAAATAGGGTTTTCCATTACGCCTGAAACCATTCAAAAGACAATTCAAAGTATCTCTACTCTTCTTGAAAAAAAGTAA
- a CDS encoding class I SAM-dependent methyltransferase, producing MDSGYSVNTAEMWDYFFEDAETVYDIELYLNLLSDQQKSTGTTLDVGCGTGRFSLPLHQQGHKVVGIDSSEPMLDIFKSKVQNIDTHPELVHTAFEDFAPSHNFDGIVAFYLMQFMLDRTEAITFFKKAHSLLAPDGVFLFSVYNSLGIWNPAGWSLTHTRELEEGFARAEYVFNPIDNLKGIVKAADYRVLRTNGSYAIDYYTKLIRLYSLAEYKIMLQEAGFNNIQVFVDNKAEPITDADQYGIKLYIAARK from the coding sequence ATGGACAGCGGTTATTCTGTGAACACAGCCGAAATGTGGGACTATTTCTTTGAGGACGCCGAAACAGTGTATGATATTGAACTGTATCTCAATCTTTTAAGCGACCAACAAAAAAGCACTGGTACAACACTGGATGTCGGTTGTGGAACCGGACGTTTTTCACTGCCGCTGCACCAGCAGGGGCATAAAGTTGTCGGCATAGATTCAAGTGAACCCATGCTCGATATCTTCAAAAGTAAAGTTCAAAATATCGATACGCATCCAGAGCTTGTGCACACAGCCTTTGAAGACTTTGCCCCATCACACAATTTTGACGGTATTGTTGCCTTTTACCTGATGCAATTCATGCTCGATCGTACGGAGGCTATTACCTTCTTTAAAAAGGCACACTCGCTGCTCGCTCCTGACGGTGTCTTTCTTTTTTCTGTCTACAACTCACTAGGAATCTGGAATCCTGCGGGTTGGTCGCTTACTCACACTCGTGAATTGGAAGAAGGTTTTGCGCGTGCTGAATACGTATTCAACCCGATTGATAATTTGAAAGGAATCGTTAAAGCGGCGGACTATCGAGTCCTGCGCACAAATGGCTCTTACGCTATTGATTACTACACCAAGCTCATCAGGCTTTACTCATTAGCTGAGTACAAAATCATGCTGCAAGAAGCAGGTTTCAATAACATTCAAGTCTTTGTCGACAATAAAGCAGAACCAATTACTGATGCAGACCAGTATGGTATCAAGCTCTATATTGCCGCCCGCAAATAG